Proteins co-encoded in one Falco rusticolus isolate bFalRus1 chromosome 14, bFalRus1.pri, whole genome shotgun sequence genomic window:
- the LOC119157202 gene encoding ras-like protein family member 11A-like — protein MRLISQDTMSQYSTNFLLLPIPEYPVLDCVPNKIIKLVVLGGSSVGKTALVVRFLTKRFIGDYEANTGALYSRKFTIDGEQISLQVQDTPFVSLEDDTDSICCQEQINRSIYWADGFVFVYSITDYESYRVIRPLHQHIRKIHPNANIPLLLMANKGDLLRARQVSSKEGLQLASELGGTYYEVSARENCEGVHEAFQQLCQEVSRIIGSCNGEKRRGLHLVRPKSPNMQDLKRRLKQALTSKGKSATTL, from the exons ATGCGTCTCATCTCTCAGGATACTATGTCACAGTATTCCACTAACTTTCTCTTGCTCCCCATACCAGAGTATCCTGTATTAGACTGCGTGCCCAACAAAATCATCAAGCTCGTGGTACTGGGTGGCAGTAGCGTTGGCAAGACAG CCCTGGTTGTGCGCTTTCTCACAAAGAGATTTATTGGAGACTATGAAGCTAATACTG GTGCATTGTATTCAAGGAAGTTCACCATAGATGGGGAACAGATCTCTCTGCAGGTGCAGGATACTCCCTTTGTTTCATTGGAG GATGACACTGACAGCATATGCTGCCAAGAGCAGATAAACCGTTCAATCTACTGGGCAGATGGCTTCGTTTTTGTTTACTCCATCACAGACTATGAGAGCTACCGAGTCATCCGTCCCCTACACCAGCACATCCGCAAGATTCACCCAAATGCTAACATTCCCCTGCTTCTGATGGCGAACAAAGGAGACCTCCTGCGAGCCAGGCAGGTGTCCTCCAAAGAAGGGCTCCAGCTGGCCAGTGAACTGGGAGGTACTTACTATGAAGTCTCAGCCCGGGAGAACTGTGAGGGAGTGCATGAAGCCTTCCAGCAGCTTTGCCAGGAGGTCAGCAGGATAATTGGGAGCTGCAATGGAGAGAAACGAAGAGGCCTCCACCTTGTCCGACCCAAGTCTCCAAATATGCAGGACTTAAAGAGACGTTTGAAACAGGCTCTGACTTCCAAAGGGAAATCTGCCACTACACTTTGA